The DNA segment CCGCTGGTGCGGGTGGTGGAGGCCAAGCCCACCGCCTGGCGCTTCATCGTACGCAGCCAAGGCACGGTCGAGCCGCGCAACGAAAGTGAGTTGGTTCCCCAGGTCGCTGGCGAGGTCGAGTGGATCTCCCCGGCGCTGGCTTCTGGCGGATTCTTCGCTGAAGGCGATCCGCTCGTGCGCATCGAGCCCGCCGACTACCACGTCGCGCTCGCCACTGCGCGTGCAGTGCTTGCGCGGGCCAAGAGCGAGAACCAGCGCGCGAAGACGGAGATCACCCGGCAGGGCACCCTCAAAGAGAAGGGTGTGGCTTCGCAGGCGCGCGTCGACGATGCGGAGAATGCGGCTCGAGTCGCTGCGGCGGCGCTCGACGAGGCGAAGGCGCGGCTCGAGCGTGCGGAGCGCGATCTGGTGCGTACGACCCTGCGGGCACCCTTCGAGGGCCGGGTGCGCAGCGAGCGCGTGGATGCGGGGCAGTTCGTGAATCGGGGAGAGAGCATCGCCACGCTGTATGCGGTCGACTTTGCGGAGGTATCGCTGCCGGTGCCTGATCGTGAGCTTCGCTACGTGGACGTTCCGCGAAGCCCGAAGCGACACAGCGAGGGAACGGGCGCTGAAGACGCGCTCCCGGCGAGCGGCCCCGAGGTGGTACTGCGCGCCGAGTTCGCGGGTAGCGAGCAGGCTTGGCAGGGTCGCGTGGTGCGCACCGCGGGCGAGATCGACCCGCAGACGCGCATGGTGCAAGTCGTGGCCCGGGTCGCCGACCCGTACGGCCTGCACGCCGAGACCGAGCCGGTACCCCTGGCCGTGGGGCTCTTCGTTCGCGCTGAGATCCAGGGTCGTCTGGCCGACGACGTCTTCGTGCTGCCCCGGGCCGCTCTCCGATCGGGTAATCCGATGGACCCGAACGCGCCCGAAGAGGTCTACGTGGTCGACGCCGAAGGGCGCCTGCACATCCGCCCGGTCGAGGTGATTCGCACCGAGCCCGAGGTGGCCGTGGTAGGTGCCGGCCTGGTCGCCGGCGACCGGATCTGCATCTCTCCGCTGCGTGCGGTGGTCGAGGGCATGCGCGTGCGTGTGGCCGGCAACTCCAGCGCTGAAGAGCCGTCAGCCGCGGGTACCAACGAGCCGGAAGCAGCCCATGCGCCAGTCGTAGAGGCGCCCGCTTCATGACCCGCGTGATCGCCTGGTTTGCCAGGAACCACGTTGCCGCCAACCTGCTGATGGCACTCCTCGTGGTGGGTGGCCTCGCCTCGCTACCGCTCACCAACCAGAAGACCTTCCCCGACCTCGAGATCGACGTGATCTCGATCGGCGTGCCATTCCTCGGTGCGACGCCTGAGGAAGTCGAGGAAGGTGTCTGCGTACGCATTGAGGAAGAAATCCAAGGCCTCTCGGGCGTGGAGAAGATCACCTCGAGCGCCGCCGAGGGGAACTGCGGCGTCTCGGCCGAGTTGATTGCTGGCTACCCGATCGATCGCGCGATCACCGAGATCAAGAACGAGGTGGATTCGATCACCACCTTCCCGGAAGACACCGAACGCCCCGTGGTCTCGCATTTCGAGATCCGCAGAAACGCTTTGCAGATCGCGGTC comes from the bacterium genome and includes:
- a CDS encoding efflux RND transporter periplasmic adaptor subunit; its protein translation is MSRPSPKLLWPLAILAVGAVAIAALIASRPEVELKPPEEATPLVRVVEAKPTAWRFIVRSQGTVEPRNESELVPQVAGEVEWISPALASGGFFAEGDPLVRIEPADYHVALATARAVLARAKSENQRAKTEITRQGTLKEKGVASQARVDDAENAARVAAAALDEAKARLERAERDLVRTTLRAPFEGRVRSERVDAGQFVNRGESIATLYAVDFAEVSLPVPDRELRYVDVPRSPKRHSEGTGAEDALPASGPEVVLRAEFAGSEQAWQGRVVRTAGEIDPQTRMVQVVARVADPYGLHAETEPVPLAVGLFVRAEIQGRLADDVFVLPRAALRSGNPMDPNAPEEVYVVDAEGRLHIRPVEVIRTEPEVAVVGAGLVAGDRICISPLRAVVEGMRVRVAGNSSAEEPSAAGTNEPEAAHAPVVEAPAS